From Amphiprion ocellaris isolate individual 3 ecotype Okinawa chromosome 2, ASM2253959v1, whole genome shotgun sequence, a single genomic window includes:
- the LOC111587059 gene encoding cornifelin homolog B, which yields MAGPLTNWNTGLFGCCEDMSSCCYGFWCCPCLACTVAGKFDENRCLPLCDICSPSVLSAFGIPLIVPPAALALRVGIRHKYGIKSSLCKDIATSCVCVWCSYCQMHRELKYRKKNSSVVVMQPAPMVAPGNPGK from the exons ATGGCAGGCCCTTTGACAAACTGGAACACTGGCCTCTTCGGCTGTTGTGAAGACATGAGTTCAT GCTGCTATGGTTTCTGGTGCTGCCCTTGTCTTGCCTGCACGGTTGCAGGAAAGTTTGATGAGAACCGTTGCCTCCCACTGTGTGACATTTGCAGCCCTTCTGTGTTATCAGCCTTTGGGATTCCTCTGATTGTGCCTCCTGCTGCCTTGGCTCTGAGGGTTGGCATTCGACACAAATATGGCATCAag agtTCTCTCTGTAAGGACATCGCTACatcctgtgtctgtgtgtggtgcTCCTACTGTCAGATGCATCGCGAGTTGAAATATCGCAAGAAGAACTCCAGTGTGGTTGTCATGCAGCCTGCTCCAATGGTGGCTCCTGGAAACCCTGGAAAATAA